The Drosophila innubila isolate TH190305 chromosome 2R unlocalized genomic scaffold, UK_Dinn_1.0 1_C_2R, whole genome shotgun sequence DNA window TAGCGGatttttagtttcatttaaaaatttgttagttGACTTGCTGCTAATCACGCTTATATTGTAGTTAATTAAAACGAAACTTTTCGCTATCTGTTGGCCAACTTGACAAAGTGACAAAGTTACAACGcgttgcaaataaatttgataaattaataagcaagtgaaatttaaaaaaattaaaaaacgaaCAAgatcttataaaaaataaaaataaattgaagcatttatatattattttctaaaatatttcaataaattaacacAAATGCATAATCAAGCTAACACATTTCTTAAACTTCCCTATTTCCGCACAAAATTGACTTGTCACACAGCCATGCAATTCGTATCTCATGAAAGTATCTAATGGATGTATCTCATGATTGTGCAGCTTGACTCAGCTGAACTCAGTCACTTGAGCTTCAATGTGTACTACTCAGCAGTGCTTAATATTAACTTGTTGTTTGGTTTAAGGGTCAACTCCCAAGTGTTTACTGGAATTTGTCAATGGAGTTTTGCTCTTGCATTTTCAGGCATTACTCGTGCGTATGTTAATTGCATTAGCTCAAGGATcaagcgagcgagcgagagagagagagagagaggaagggaGTAGGAAAAATGAGAGCCCGCAGCAGGACAATGGCAGCCACAACAGCTTTCAATTTATCTTTTACAATGTGATTTATATGCTAACAGGCggtcaatttgttgttgttgttgctgttgttgttgttgttgttgcgccttGCAGTTGTTTCAAGTTGCAAGCCAAGGCATTTTTGTagcttctctctttttctatccctctcttactctcttaCTCTCCCaatctctgcctctctctctctagaaACAACGTTGTTGCTTGTCATGCATGCTCCGttggtatttgtatttgtactgTGTGTGCATGCAAATGACTTGGGAACTGACAGCCACAACCACCAGCAAACTACTGACCAAGTGTgcgtatatgtgtatgtgtgtgtgtgtgtgtgtgtgtgtgtgtgtgtatgcttgttTCAGTTGTAGCTCCAATGTGTGTATCTTGCCCAACCAAAAATTTGCACATAAAGTATCTCTGACAGCAAAGTTTTCACATGTaaaagttgcatgcaacatgagGCATTCTACTATGCCTCCTCCTCAACTCTTTTCTTTACGCACAACGCTTGCGGTTTTGGTTGCAACGcgttgcaaataaatttgacttgaacaacaagcaacagcaacaacaacgacaacaacaatcagagCAACTGGCATGACTCAATTAAAAGCAACAGAGAGGAAACAGCCAAAAAACACCATGCACCATAAATTTGCAGCATGCCCCAACGCCTCTGCTGTTGACAATTAAAATGGACTTGTGCCGCATTTAAACCGCTTTGATGTTCGCCTCTTCTGatgtgtttgttattattgttgctgttgatttgcTATTGATTTTCGAGTGTCAACAAgacgcattttttatattttattgttttttaatattcgtgttgccagttgccaaaataatcaacaatctatggatgtgtgtgttgctgcCATAtgacgcatacgccatgtatgacatcttacaaatattttgattgtgGCAGACAGAAAATAAACTattgaaataaagttaattgtgcttaaagataaatttactatttatttgcTCACTTTAACTTAAGAGTTAACAAGTGACTGCATCAGTGCTTGTTTCATATTATTGCCAATTAATTCTAGTTTTTTATTAGCgacaattgcatttttatcgAATTCTTAAATTGCATACTTCAGCTAGCATTTTAATAGCTTATTTGCTACTTAAATGTAATCGAGTAGAGTCAAGAAACTTCCATTGATTGTTCATCTCGAATTGTATATTGAGCTTTGCAGTGAAATTCAAAAAGTTTTGAGAGTTTTCGCAAATTAGCTTTAATGAACTTAGAGAAATGCGAAACGCTGACTTTCCACTGTTGCTGACTCAACAgttcaattgaatttgatgCTCGGCCCCCGTCATGGGTTTTGACTATGAAATCTAGATAACAACTTTTTGGCAACAACTTGTGGCAAGCATAATTACAAGCTGCCAAATGACAGTcataacagtaacagcaacaacaacaatttaactGAATGGCAATAGAAGAAGCCTTGGCAACGCTTCCTCTCCAAATGGTCTGCTTATAGATGTTTCTCCTTACCACCCCTCCCCGCGCACGTGTCTCTTCCCTTTGTGGCGCCCATAATGAAGctataaatttgaaagcaCCCAACAAAAAGATTAACAAAAGCCGACGATTCGTTTGTCTGActttctgtttgtttattttgtgtgtaagttcaaaatgttgtttctccttgttattgttattgttgttgttgttattcacTTAAAAGcgaatttaatcaaattatattaaagaatttaatttgcttgttgctgttcggacattttaatatgcattaCGACTGTTATTGAAATCATAACTCAAGTATTTTGAAGGCGAATGCACTTGTTATTCAGCGCTCTCTTCAGACTCCCCCCTCGAGCAGAGCCCCCTTTAAAGATATTCCTCGCAGTGGCAATGCCTGTCAACTGCATTTAGAATTtacaattgtaaataaatatacgagCGTATGTACATTGGccaatacgagtacgagtatatgGCCAACAGTTGATTTAGTTTAAGGGGTTGACATTGGAGTGCCGTGGAGTGGTTGAGGGGGGGGGGGAGGGGTTGTTAACGCATACTTGCACATACATTCACATTTACACTTCAGTTAACACCCCAGGGACAATGGCACTGGAGCTACGCAATTTACGAATGCTGCGTTGCACTTTTCCACTTTTGAGCCACACTCAAACATATAAATGcacacttatacacacactcacacacacacagattcaCACGCACGTTCCCATGTTATATAAGCTTATGTACACGTATAATGGTTTACCCCAGTGTATTTGTATGCACTTATGTACATTGAATATACACTTAAGGCAATATAcgtatacaaatacacacatcgacacacacacacacacacacacacacacacacattcgatGTGCATTTGTAaagcaaatttgtatttatgctgaagctaaagctaaagctaaagcAACCATGACATTCGCTTGGCATTGGGTTTGTCTTTCCATGCTCTCCTGACTTTCAGCACATTATGTGCTCCATTTTATGTCCAAGTGTGTtatatacacactcacacattctTAACTAACACATGCCAAAGTGCGTCGAACGTCAAGTGGCAATTTACATTAGTTTTATTGTATAAGAAATTAGCAGCATTTagcatttggcatttggcatttaGCAGCCAACAACAGGCACTACTTTTGCCTTTGGCACTTGCGATAGCATTGAATGTTATTCAGTGTGTATAGAATTTATTTAGTCATATGGCATTGCTGTCATTGCGTTCAGtaaatcgatttttattaattaatgtaaagGTAACTTTCGCATAAAAAGGCGCAGTTTTAACATGTAAaacactaacaaaaaaaaaaatagattttgttAGCATTTCAATAGTCAAaaggtaattaaataaaaggtaattaccaaaagctaaaaactaaactaaattcaATGAATAATATGGTTcagcctgaaagtatgcactGGGTTTTCCATTAATGAATTAGATAAGCACAAGCGCgatgttgcatactttcaggctgaaacaaataaatttagactgaaatacaaaattaaaatgaaattgcgcTGGGATTTTAGCTAgattaatgcaaataaacaaataagaatTTAGTTACGGATAAGTGATTTATTTGgctatatttgttttaagagTAGATGAATTTTGCAGTTTGTTTGTAGTAAAACTTGCAACCAAAAACAaagtatataaacaattttaacacTAGAATACAGAACGGAAAAGTGACCTACCTAAAATTTAAAGCGAGTTTCTCTAAAACTAATAACTTGGCTAGCTTTTTCGACACCTACCTACCACCTAGCTAAGCGATATGACACTCGTTGACCAGAACAACATCATCGTCGATAGTTTCACCGTTATTGCCGGCATGATGCTCGTGGTGAATGGGACAGCTGACAATTAGTTCGTCATCCTTGCGATTTGGCATCAATTCGTTGGACTCCTTGGACTTGTCCTCCTTGCCCAATTCGATCTTCTGTGATGGCAATTCACTGTCATGGTAATTGTCCTTCTCTTTGTCGCTGGACTCGTTGTCGTGTTCAATCACCTCGTGATTATTGCGCAGCGCATTATCCACAGCGTTGTCGAGAAACTGATAGATCGGTGTATCGATACGACTGCGTTCCATGTCCAGATTCAAGTTTGGCTGCAGCATCTGCTGCAGCATGTACAGAAAGGGCGGCAGAGCCAGCGATGGGGACTTGTGTTTATGGTGATGCTTTGACTTGACCAATCCATGCATGCGTCCATTCAGATTGTTGTCCGCATTCAGGAGCAGGACACCGCCCATGTCTGGCATTGGCCCATAGTTCATATCGTGTTGCAAGCTCTCGATTACCACATTTGGTGCCAACAACTGAAACTCCTTCAGCTCCTGCTTGCCATCCGGTGAAATCATCTTATTGTAGTAAACATACGGTGGTGCCGGGTTGCCATTGGCACCACCGTTGCCATTATGGTGGTAAGCACGGTGTCCAGCTTTTGGCAACAGAGACTCGTCAATAAGCGCCATGTGACGCTTAGCACGCTGCATGCGATCCGTCAGCTCCAGGGGCAGAGATTCctctaatttattttctgcCTGCAGATTTGGAGAAAAtgcaactggaactggagctggaactgCAAGTGGAACTTTGATTGCTCCTATATTTGCAGCTGTGgcaattgcagctgctgttgtgttTGAGATCTTGGCTTGTGCCTTATCAACGGCCAATGGAATCGGCAATGGCAACTTGCTTGCAGCTGTGGAATTAGCCTGGTTATCAGCGCGCTTAATACGCAGTGTGTGAATGGGctgaaacagcaacaagaagcCACCTAAAAAATAGTACAAATTTAAGCAAAGAATTTATTGCTTACATtccaaataaaaactacttaCAAGCGAcgataaatatgtaatttatcaataacttTTCCATAGTTGCAGCTGTCGgaatttgttaacttgaaagagctgcaaaacaaaataaattcaacaatttgtgttaaaaaaaattaataaaaaatatgtattagtTTTCTTtgcagttttaaaatatttgtatatttaatacatttttttcaactcaCTTTTGTGATGTGCACGTTACGAGGTTTGTACTTTgaatgatttgatttgttttagttttttgcttctcagtttcagtttgacAGCGAGTTTTGAGAGCAACAAAGCCTGCTCTCTATTCTCTAACCAAATAAACtcatatatcaaataaatgttttcatggaaatcCCTTGAAATTCTCTTTTTGTTGGCAAGTTAAAGTTTCCACTTATAATTTATCATATGGCTGGCAATATTCAAAAGTCAATAGCCAACTGCACACACACTGGTAACACAGATGTGGCGACCTTTTCAAGTGCTGCACGTGGCAgcgaatacaaaaaaaaaccaaaaaaaagcccaacaacaaccacaacacaTAGGAAAAAGTTTTGATTCTGTTTCCGCCGCAAAACAAAATGCTGTGAAAAAGTTTAGCTTATAAATTTCCAATcaatttttgtgcaaaaaatcaaacaacacacgcacaagtGCCTCAATCACATATTCATAAACGCTTTCgctgtgtaagtgtgtgtgtgtgtgtgtgtgtgtgcagctattacttgattaataaatattagcagcaaaattggaaaattctcAGTGAGGcgcaaaaatgcaaatacacaAACGAAATGCGATACATTTGCCAAATGGT harbors:
- the LOC117783672 gene encoding uncharacterized protein LOC117783672 is translated as MEKLLINYIFIVACGFLLLFQPIHTLRIKRADNQANSTAASKLPLPIPLAVDKAQAKISNTTAAAIATAANIGAIKVPLAVPAPVPVAFSPNLQAENKLEESLPLELTDRMQRAKRHMALIDESLLPKAGHRAYHHNGNGGANGNPAPPYVYYNKMISPDGKQELKEFQLLAPNVVIESLQHDMNYGPMPDMGGVLLLNADNNLNGRMHGLVKSKHHHKHKSPSLALPPFLYMLQQMLQPNLNLDMERSRIDTPIYQFLDNAVDNALRNNHEVIEHDNESSDKEKDNYHDSELPSQKIELGKEDKSKESNELMPNRKDDELIVSCPIHHEHHAGNNGETIDDDVVLVNECHIA